A single Scleropages formosus chromosome 4, fSclFor1.1, whole genome shotgun sequence DNA region contains:
- the LOC114909074 gene encoding uncharacterized protein LOC114909074 isoform X1, whose translation MPPRQHRDPPAGGALTSHARSRVATTHRDPRRSSRSARKCAEDLKDLRPWSSSSPVPLGPSTLESLQDGEHLETEEEQRPPCQTCSNPRPPAEGMLLLVKRRRRRKEILGSQMGFAGVLLLLSWRLSCRLDRADPAGYAVSNAPLSERGRWDGRKLLQEPGSNGTLEQEENCTTPALHEFPRDLFSPQERTRGALLLHVLCVSLLRPYENIFQNLF comes from the exons ATGCCCCCCCGTCAGCACCGAGATCCACCGGCAGGGGGCGCACTCACATCGCACGCGCGCTCCCGCGTTGCCACGACTCACCGAGACCCTCGACGCTCCTCGCGATCTGCTCGCAAATGTGCTGAGGACCTGAAAGATCTCAGACCATGGAGCTCCTCGTCTCCTGTCCCTCTCGGACCTTCAACGCTTGAGTCCCTGCAGGACGGAGAGCATCTGGAGACGGAGGAAGAACAACGACCCCCCTGCCAAACCTGCTCGAACCCGCGGCCGCCCGCGGAAgggatgctgctgctggtaaagaggaggaggaggaggaaggagattCTGGGGAGCCAGATGGGCTTCGCGGGggtcctgcttctgctgtccTGGCGGCTCTCGTGCCGACTGGACCGCGCAG accctgCAGGGTACGCCGTGTCCAATGCCCCTCTCAGTGAACGTGGTCGGTGGGACGGTCGGAAGCTGCTGCAGGAACCCGGGAGCAATGGCacactggagcaggaggagaactGCACGACACCCG CACTGCACGAGTTCCCCAGGGACCTGTTCTCACCGCAGGAGCGAACACGGGGGGCCTTGCTGCTACATGTCCTCTGTGTAAGTCTCCTCAGACCTTATGAGAACATCTTCCAGAACCTCTTCTAG
- the LOC114909074 gene encoding sodium/potassium/calcium exchanger 3-like isoform X2, with amino-acid sequence MPPRQHRDPPAGGALTSHARSRVATTHRDPRRSSRSARKCAEDLKDLRPWSSSSPVPLGPSTLESLQDGEHLETEEEQRPPCQTCSNPRPPAEGMLLLVKRRRRRKEILGSQMGFAGVLLLLSWRLSCRLDRAGYAVSNAPLSERGRWDGRKLLQEPGSNGTLEQEENCTTPALHEFPRDLFSPQERTRGALLLHVLCVSLLRPYENIFQNLF; translated from the exons ATGCCCCCCCGTCAGCACCGAGATCCACCGGCAGGGGGCGCACTCACATCGCACGCGCGCTCCCGCGTTGCCACGACTCACCGAGACCCTCGACGCTCCTCGCGATCTGCTCGCAAATGTGCTGAGGACCTGAAAGATCTCAGACCATGGAGCTCCTCGTCTCCTGTCCCTCTCGGACCTTCAACGCTTGAGTCCCTGCAGGACGGAGAGCATCTGGAGACGGAGGAAGAACAACGACCCCCCTGCCAAACCTGCTCGAACCCGCGGCCGCCCGCGGAAgggatgctgctgctggtaaagaggaggaggaggaggaaggagattCTGGGGAGCCAGATGGGCTTCGCGGGggtcctgcttctgctgtccTGGCGGCTCTCGTGCCGACTGGACCGCGCAG GGTACGCCGTGTCCAATGCCCCTCTCAGTGAACGTGGTCGGTGGGACGGTCGGAAGCTGCTGCAGGAACCCGGGAGCAATGGCacactggagcaggaggagaactGCACGACACCCG CACTGCACGAGTTCCCCAGGGACCTGTTCTCACCGCAGGAGCGAACACGGGGGGCCTTGCTGCTACATGTCCTCTGTGTAAGTCTCCTCAGACCTTATGAGAACATCTTCCAGAACCTCTTCTAG
- the LOC114910422 gene encoding uncharacterized protein LOC114910422 — MAQRNGGASHWALQRRVEGLVNKHMADMALETLQQRLCTVSGDVIGHLSEEGAGRPDALLLRRAEGAASTSASATASGTRADAECTLEAESRSDPYGGTCAEKLASAASCSETAAQRKIIALLMEIKEEQQRQWAVLKELQAQIQGPVCDDEAEAPDIDLPLRSMEQLDETERHLEDAVAQKRMVSHLSRMGGATIDDAVRRLMQAVLSFGVGSELNWVGRGHKRSFRSTRLQGVLFRALKRTPVGKDATHHQFADVVKKWLRFAPFRQGGSGRRQHYKPPVEFLCSE, encoded by the exons ATGGCCCAGAGGAACGGCGGCGCGTCTCACTGGGCGCTGCAGCGGCGCGTCGAGGGGCTCGTGAACAAACACATGGCAGACATGGCCCTGGAGACCCTGCAGCAGCGGCTGTGCACCGTGTCCGGGGACGTCATCGGCCATCTGTCCGAAGAGGGCGCGGGGCGGCCGGacgcgctgctgctgcggcgCGCGGAGGGCGCGGCCTCGACGTCGGCGTCGGCGACGGCATCGGGGACGCGCGCAGACGCCGAATGCACCTTGGAGGCGGAGTCTCGCTCGGACCCGTACGGCGGCACCTGTGCGGAAAAGTTAGCGTCGGCAGCCTCGTGCTCAG agaCGGCGGCTCAGAGGAAGATCATCGCGCTGCTCATGGAGAtcaaggaggagcagcagcggcAGTGGGCCGTGCTCAAGGAGCTGCAGGCGCAAATCCAGGGCCCCGTGTGCGACGACGAGGCCGAGGCGCCGGACATCGACCTGCCTCTGCGCTCCATGGAGCAGCTCGATGAGACCGAGAGACACCTGGAGGACGCGGTCGCGCAGAAGAGAATG GTGTCCCACCTGTCGCGGATGGGCGGGGCCACCATCGACGACGCCGTGCGCCGTCTCATGCAGGCCGTGCTCTCGTTCGGAGTCGGGTCCGAGCTGAACTGGGTCGGGCGTGGACACAAGAGAAGCTTCCGGAGCACAAGGCTACAGGGCGTCCTCTTCC GCGCCCTCAAGAGGACGCCGGTGGGGAAGGACGCCACCCACCACCAGTTCGCGGACGTCGTGAAGAAGTGGCTGCGCTTCGCCCCCTTCAGGCAGGGGGGCAGCGGGCGCAGGCAGCATTACAAGCCCCCCGTGGAGTTCCTGTGCAGCGAGTGA
- the slc24a3 gene encoding LOW QUALITY PROTEIN: sodium/potassium/calcium exchanger 3 (The sequence of the model RefSeq protein was modified relative to this genomic sequence to represent the inferred CDS: substituted 1 base at 1 genomic stop codon): protein MTSAHPRQAVYMFYALALVCDDXFVPSLEKISEWLHLSEDVAGATFMAAGSSAPELFTSIIGVFITKGDVGVGTIVGSAVFNILCIIGICGIFAGQVIRLCCWALLRDSVYYTMSVVALILVIYDEKVSWLESLVLILMYLLYILIMKFNTHVQSYFERRNKGTCSVNLLNGTTSTADVDDAATVLLSKGRFLTPASVLMVDELLSMQPHQLSFSEASMRVMITSHFSPRTRISMASRMLISERQRLISARSLSNSDSDVTVKVPGRRSLDSGLPGMERGLKGRCGWDADEDGRGLETGTNTENKDYKNDEEEEEDEEDKGLFVPFHVPARSCDKLQWLLSWPLCLLLFLTVPNCTSPRWQRCFVLTFLTSTLWIAAFSYVMVWMVTIIGFTLGIPDVIMGITFLAAGTSVPDCMASLTVVRQGLGDMAVSNSIGSNVFDILMGLGLPWTIKTLVIDYGSYIHINSKGLIFSVELLLASVFLAVLGVHLNKWKLDRRLGLGCLLLYSVFLCFSILIEFNMFTFINKPTCHNL from the exons ATGACCTCTGCCCACCCCCGGCAGGCCGTGTACATGTTCTATGCTCTGGCGCTCGTCTGTGACGACTAATTTGTTCCGTCGCTGGAGAAGATCAGCGAG TGGCTGCACCTCAGCGAAGATGTGGCAGGTGCAACTTTCATGGCAGCCGGAAGTTCCGCCCCTGAACTCTTCACTTCAATTATCG GAGTTTTCATCACCAAGGGCGATGTGGGCGTGGGCACCATCGTGGGCTCTGCCGTCTTCAACATCCTCTGTATCATTGGCATCTGCGGGATCTTTGCTGGTCAG GTCATCCGTCTGTGCTGCTGGGCCCTGCTGAGAGACTCTGTGTACTACACAATGTCTGTGGTGGCGCTCATCCTG GTCATCTATGACGAGAAGGTCTCCTG GCTGGAGTCTCTCGTACTGATCCTGATGTACTTGCTCTACATCCTCATCATGAA GTTTAACACACATGTTCAGAGTTACTTTGAACGAAGGAACAAGGGAACCTGTTCTGTGAACCTGCTTAACGGGACTACCAGCACCGCAGACGTGGATGATGCCGCCACTGTACTGCTTAGCAAAG GCAGGTTCCTCACCCCGGCATCGGTGCTCATGGTGGACGAGTTGCTCTCAATGCAGCCCCACCAGCTGTCCTTCTCGGAAGCCAGCATGCGCGTTATGATCACGAGCCACTTCTCCCCTCGTACCCGCATCTCCATGGCCTCTCGCATGCTCATTTCTGAG AGGCAGCGTCTCATCAGTGCTAGATCCCTCAGTAACAGCGACTCAGACGTCACTGTGAAAGTCCCGGGGAGGCGGAGTTTGGACAGCGGGCTGCCTGGCATGGAGAGGGGACTGAAGGGCCGCTGCGGGTGGGACGCTGACGAGGACGGGCGGGGCCTGGAGACGGGGACCAACACAGAGAACAAGGACTACAAGaatgatgaggaggaagaagaagatgaggaagacaAAGGCCTTTTTGTGCCCTTTCATGTCCCAG CACGCTCCTGTGACAAGCTCCAGTGGCTGCTGTCCTGGCCGCTGtgcctgctgctcttcctcaccGTGCCTAACTGCACATCTCCACGCTGGCAGCGCTGCTTCGTGCTCACCTTCTTGACGTCCACGCTGTGGATTGCCGCCTTTTCATACGTCATGGTGTGGATG GTCACCATCATCGGCTTCACGCTGGGCATTCCAGACGTCATCATGGGCATCACCTTCTTGGCTGCCGGGACCAGTGTGCCCGACTGCATGGCCAGCCTCACTGTGGTGCGACAAG GTCTCGGCGACATGGCCGTGTCCAACTCCATCGGGAGCAACGTGTTCGACATCCTCATGGGGCTCGGGCTACCCTGGACCATAAAGACCTTGGTCATTGACTACGGCTCCTAC ATCCACATAAACAGCAAGGGGCTCATCTTCTCCGTGGAACTTTTGCTAGCATCCGTGTTCCTCGCA GTTCTAGGCGTTCACTTGAACAAATGGAAGCTGGACCGAAGACTGGGGCTCGGGTGCCTGCTTCTGTATTCGGTCTTCCTGTGCTTCTCCATCCTCATCGAGTTCAACATGTTCACCTTCATCAACAAGCCCACCTGTCACAACCTGTGA